In Trichoderma atroviride chromosome 2, complete sequence, one DNA window encodes the following:
- a CDS encoding uncharacterized protein (EggNog:ENOG41), giving the protein MGSYTFKWEHPAEEVFVTGTFDNWTKSEQLPKEGDVFQKTVFLKDASQKIYYKYVVDGDWTVNESSPKEADLEGNVNNFITPADILSSDPAAAFISTVTPQSTTAKMASEQPIDKPEGTATPSDVPGGFPITPSTELDKPISVNPLPAAAGAINPIKLAPGEEVPAVGIESTNEHVKLDKESYEKSDALPGVDATELPPVTSNMIPESSLPVVAAQDAHISTINPGATTVGLAAQVPLEAAKVPEVVKESQEKAGVEPEAAADPKEVVEKAQVEEELKEKVTEAPSTSEGTAGVGTEKSEADNTDTLAAVAAAAATTGAAVVAAVVAASDSAVEAATPVVNDTVAAAADAANKNLPDSVKENLPAPIQETLASHEAAVKEETREEVSPEVPAEVKESITEAGKSPEAAANTAAVEEKKEVEAELLKEVKAVPAVDETKAEETKAEEAKVVEAAPVVEPVVAPVTSATITDVQAIDSPVTEVSNVQVTKTEVPLEEAQKAVPVVEEPKAEEPKVVEPQAEVAKTEAPATTVPVIDTTVASEPAKADAAVDTPVTETDKTEVPPTEATTEAPSKANGSTGSHDDKTSEKKKNRFSAFFSRFRHKVSN; this is encoded by the exons ATGGGTAGCTATACGTTCAAGTG GGAGCATCCCGCCGAAGAAGTGTTCGTCACAGGCACTTTCGACAACTGGACGAAGAGCGAGCAGTTGCCCAAGGAGGGCGACGTCTTCCAGAAGACTGTCTTTCTGAAGGATGCCTCGCAGAAAATATACTACAAG TACGTCGTTGACGGAGACTGGACCGTAAACGAGTCTTCCCCCAAGGAGGCTGATCTCGAGGGCAACGTCAACAACTTCATCACACCCGCGGACATTCTCTCATCCGACCCCGCAGCTGCTTTCATCAGCACCGTTACTCCTCAGTCCACCACCGCTAAGATGGCGAGCGAGCAGCCCATTGACAAGCCTGAGGGAACTGCCACCCCCTCCGACGTCCCTGGAGGCTTCCCGATCACCCCCAGCACTGAGCTGGATAAGCCCATCAGCGTCAACCCTCTgcccgctgccgctggtgcCATCAACCCCATCAAGCTTGCGCCTGGTGAGGAGGTTCCTGCCGTCGGCATTGAGAGCACCAATGAGCACGTCAAGCTGGACAAGGAGTCTTATGAGAAGAGCGATGCTCTCCCCGGTGTCGACGCCACCGAGCTGCCTCCTGTCACCAGCAACATGATTCCCGAGTCCAGCCTCCCCGTCGTTGCCGCTCAGGATGCCCACATCAGCACCATCAACCCTGGTGCCACAACCGTCGGCCTGGCTGCCCAGGTTCCtctcgaggccgccaaggtcCCAGAGGTCGTCAAGGAGAGCCAGGAGAAGGCAGGCGTCGAGCCCGAAGCCGCTGCTGACCCCAAGGAGGTCGTGGAGAAGGCTCAGGTTgaggaggagctcaaggagaaggTCACTGAAGCCCCATCCACCTCCGAGGGCACTGCTGGTGTCGGTACCGAGAAATCGGAAGCCGACAACACCGACAcccttgctgctgttgccgctgccgccgccaccactgGCGCCGCTGTCGTCGCTGCTGTCGTTGCTGCTTCGGATAGCGCTGTCGAGGCCGCGACCCCTGTTGTAAACGATACTGTTGCGGCCGCTGCCGATGCTGCCAACAAGAACCTTCCCGACTCCGTCAAGGAGAACCTTCCTGCACCTATTCAGGAGACTTTGGCTTCGCATGAGGCTGCTGTCAAGGAAGAGACACGAGAGGAGGTCTCTCCCGAGGTGCCCGCCGAGGTCAAGGAGTCGATCACTGAGGCTGGCAAGAGCCCCGAGGCTGCCGCCAAcaccgccgccgtcgaggagaagaaggaggttGAGGCTGAGCTGCTGAAGGAGGTCAAGGCGGTCCCTGCCGTTGACGAGACCAAGGCCGAAGAGACCAAggccgaagaagccaaggTTGTGGAGGCTGCGCCTGTTGTCGAGCCTGTTGTCGCGCCTGTTACCTCTGCTACCATCACCGATGTGCAGGCAATCGACAGCCCCGTCACTGAAGTTAGCAACGTCCAGGTGACCAAGACCGAGGTTCCCCTCGAGGAGGCCCAGAAGGCTGTCCCCGTGGTTGAAGAGCCCAAGGCTGAGGAGCCCAAGGTCGTGGAGCCCCAAGCTGAGGTGGCCAAGACCGAGGCACCAGCCACCACAGTCCCCGTCATTGATACAACGGTTGCTTCCGAGCCTGCCAAGGCCGACGCTGCCGTTGATACTCCTGTAACCGAGACCGACAAGACAGAGGTCCCTCC